The window TAAACTCCCGGCTTACAACATCTATATCTTCTTCAAACCTCTTGTGGTCAAAAGGAGGAAAAATAAAGGCAATTTTCATAATTTTAATCAATTATCATACCATTTTGGTCTTTTTAAACGCATAAAACCCGTAATTCCCTTATATTTCTTTCTTCTTAAGATAATATCTCTAATCTCTAAAAGCATCATCTTTATAGTATTTCTAAAAAACCACCAATAAAGCCCCCGTTTGTGTTTGTAGCGAGAAAAAAGGCCCCTGACTAGCCAATGAGGACGATACAAGACATATCTCTTATTAAGTTCCATATTCAAATTAGCGAAATCCTCTCCGGATAAACCGGTGGAAGAACGCATTACGGGAGTAGACCAATCATACTTTGTGAAATCCTTTTCTTCCAAGAGATTCTTTTGTTTGGCTTCTTGATGAAGGTAAGTACCTGGAACAGGGGCAACAGGATGGAAGGCAGGGTAATCAATATCTATCTCCACGGCATACTTTACTAAATTCAACATAGATTCTTTGGTATCAAAAGGTAAACAAGTAACGAAAGTCCCTTGTCTAAAGACCTGGGGATATTTCTTTTTAAAGATTAAGAAAACCTCTTTTACTAATTCGCGAGTATAAACAGATTTCTTGATTTTTCTAAGGTCTTCACTGCAGTCCCTTTCTACCCCGATTAAAGGATGAACCAATCCTGCTTTGACCATCTTTTCTAAAATTCCCGCGCGTTCGTCTCTTAAAACAAAGTCGGCGCGTAAAAATGCCCACCAATATAGATCTTTATAATTTCTCTTCAGGAGTCTTTCGCAAAATTCGTCCGACCACTCGGGGTCCACATTAAAGGTAGGATCAGCCCAGATTATATATCGCCTATTATATTTCTGATAAACAATATCTATTTCCTCCAACATCCTATCCACACTCTTACTTCTATATTTCGGATTTACTTCCAAATTTCCTTTTTCTATATCTACTTTGACTTGCCTGCCCCAGAATGTCCAGAGAGAACAAAAATTACATCTATCTATACATCCCCGAGAATGTTCCAGAGTAGCGCTTTGCGGCCAAAGATAGCCGAATGGAGAATACTCCCCCATTGGCATAAGGTCATAAGCCGGTAAAGGCAATGTGTCTAAGTCTTCAATTAAAGCTCGTAAAGGAGTTCTAATTATCTGTCCGTTACTTTTATAAGCTATTCCTTTTATTTCAGATAAGTCTGCTTTATTCCTGAGCGCATCGATTAATTCTACTATTGTCTGCTCTCCTTCAAACCTTGCAATGATATCAATTGGAAAGTTAGTTAAACTATAATCGACCATCCAGGAAAAGAAGTGGCCGCCGGCAACTGTAATTGCTTCCGGGTTTACGTCTTTGGCCAACTTAAATAACCTTACTGCCTCATGATGGTAAAGTGCTTCTTCCCCAGCTCCTACTATATCTGGTTTCTCTTTTTGCAATATTTTCTTTAAGTTTTCCCACCCTATTTTCAACGGCGGGCAATCAATAATCTTTACTTCTACCTCAGGCAATTTTGCTCTTATGGCTGCGGCAATACAGGGTAACCCCAGGGGTAAAAGGAAATTATCGGATTCATTTATAAAAGGCCAGAGATACCTCGGAGGCCTTACTAAGAGTATTTTTTGCATATTTTTCTCCTTTTCTTTTCCCTCGTGTGGCATAGTATTCTGGAATAAGCACCTTATCTAAAAGTTGAGGATCTTTTTTAGACATCTCAGAAATCATTGCTATCATAAGTTTTGTCTTATAACGAAATAATTCGCAATAATAAGGATTTGGTTCTCTTAAATTTTTATTTGCGAAATAATTTAAGTTGTAACAAGAACCGCAACCCCTACAAATCCTTCTTGCCCAACATTTGTTGCAGGCATCACTTGAAGAAATTTTGATAGCTGTAAAGTTTTTTAGTTTTTTCTCATTTATCCCATTATTTACTGTTCCTATTCTACACTCTGGAATTCCTATAAAGGCAGTGCAAGGATATAAACTTCCATCCATATCAACTGCAATAAGACTGAAACCCGCAGAACAAGTTCCTACAACTGACTGAATATGATATAAGCGGCTTAGCTGTTTAAAGAAACGATTAAAATAGGTATTCTCATAAGCCAAGCTTCCTTTAATAATCTCTTGGGTGTAAAAAATAGCTAAATTGTAGTAAAGGGATTTAAGCTTCCGTAGTCCATCCGGACCAGAAAAGAAAAACTGATTATTTGATTCTAATCCATAACCGGCTTTCTCACTTTCACAAACCTCTATACGCTCAAATCCTAAACCGCGTAAAAATTTAAATGTACTTATAATTTTGGTATAATAAGGAGTGAACGTTGCCCTTCCCACTATGCGCCTTCTATACTTCCCTTTAAGAGAATTTATATTATCTATTATTACCTCAAAAGAACCTCTGCCATCAGGAAAAGGGCGCTGAACATCCTGAATCTTCTTTGAACCATCAAGACTCACAGCAATATCCACCCCATTTTCAATTAAAAATTTAGCCCTTTCTTCAGTAAGCAGCGTTCCATTAGTAGCAAGCAAGAAACGGAAGTTAATCTTCTTTTTCTTCTGAATCTTTCTACAATATTCAACAGTTTCTCTAATAAGGTTGAAATTTAAAAGAGGTTCGCCTCCATAAAAATCTACTACTAAATCTTTAGCACCTTTTGACTCCTTGATTAATAGATTTACTGCTTTAAATGCAACTTTTTCCTCCATTTTTTGTTTGCCTGTGAAAAAACCGCCATAGGCACCACTTTGATTCCAACAATAGCGGCAACGTAGATTACAGTTATTTACAATATTTAATGTAACATCGGTTATCTTCCTTTCAATATCTCTATCATTCTTTACCTGCACTGGTGAAAAAAGGATTCTTTTTTTCTTTAATTTGGATAAATTCCTGATAGCCACAGCGACAGATTCATATTCATATTTCCCGCTGAGTCGATGCATTACTTCTCTTTCAGGATAGCGATGCAATAGAGTAATAGCTTCTGCAGCAATCTTATCTACTTCAAAAAAATTACCGCTCCCGATATCTACAGCAAAGCTTTTACCCCACATTTTAAATTGGTAAACTTGCATTTTATTTGTCCTTTTTAATCAAGAAAATCGCTGCGTCAACAGCACCTGCGGTTCGCGATAACTCTAATACGATTTTCGCAGTGGTATCTGATGTTTTTATACTTTCCTATACCATAAAGAAGATGTTTCACGGGGGGAGTGCCGGTAGGCATTCCCCCCGTGAAAGAAAACCTTACCAAAGCACCCGACCACAACGACAGAAAGCTGCACGATACTTACGTGTGCTTTTGCGCCTGTTTAGTAATCGAACCACAGCCACGCCTCCTTTCCCTCATTTTAGAATCCTATACTTTAATAGGGTAAATATGGCTATAAAACCGTCGAACCAACGAATCTTCTTTCCTTCTTTCCTGCTTCGTGGTTGATAGATAACAGGTATCTCTTTAATCCGACACCCTCTCTTCAGTAATTTAGCGGTTATCTCAACCTCAAACTCAAATCCTTGCGAATCAAAGCCTATATCGCTAATAATTTCCCTCCTAAATAGTTTAGTTGGCGTCTCCACATCCGTTAGCTTGGAAAGAAATAATATATTTGTAAACCATGTAACCAATTTGTTCCCCGCCAGCATCAATATTGGGAATTTATTCCTTTTGTATAAGAACCGTGAACCATAAACTACTTCTGCTTGTTCTTCTTCTGCCGTCTTTAGAACTCTTAATATTTCTTTAGGCGCGACCTCCAAATCAGCATCTTGAATAACGAGATATTCTCCTCTCGCATGAGAAATAGCTGCTCTAATAGCAGCTCCTTTGCCTTTATTTTTCTTAAAATAAATCTTTTTAACAAAAGAGGGAACCTTTTTATTTTTTATTATCTCATCGGTGCCATCAACAGAGCCATCATCGATTACTATAATTTCCTTGTCAATGGGTAATTCTGCTGTTTCATTTATAACTTTCTTTATGCTGTTCTTTTCATTATATGCGGGGATGATAATAGAAACCATTTATTTTAAGGCTTTTATCGTACCTCTATTAGTAAGAACTAGATAAAGTAATCGAGGTAAGTCATAAAATAATAAAGGAAATACTCTTTTCGAATAATTCTTAAGACCTTCATTTTTTATTATGGAATAATAGCGGTTGCGAAAGCAAAGATACTGTCTTACCTTTTTGGATGTACCTGAGCTATTGCCATAATGATAGCAAATAGCCTCCGGGCAAAATAGGGCTTTCCAGCCTTTTCTTTGCGCACGCCAGGCTAAATCCACATCTTCAACTAAAAAGAAAAACCTTTCATCAAAGTAGCCTGTATCTTCTTTTATATCTTGGAGCATCTGCTTTTTATAAAGTGCGCAAGCTGTGCAGGCACCAAAAATATATTTAGATTTGTCAAATCGTCCACAATTCTTTTTTCCCTTCCCAATATCGTAGAATCTTCTCAACCAAGAAAGATATATTCCATAAGAGTAAATTGTTTTTCTATCAGAATTTAATATTTTTGGCTGCAGTATACCTATTTCAGGAGAGAGATCCCCGATTGCTTTAAGGACTTTAGAGAAAAAATCTTTTTCTAAAATTACATCACAATCTAAGATTAAAATCCATTCGCCTGAGGAGGCTTCAATAGCTTGATTTCTTGCCCCGCAGGCGCCAAAATTTCTTGGATTTTCGATTAAGTTAACTTCAGGATAGTCTCTTTTAACTAAAGCAACGGTACCGTCTTTTGAGCTATTATCTACAATAATAGCCTCAAAATCTTTGTAATCCTGGTAAAGTAGAGAATCTAAGCAGGGTTTGATATATTTTATGCTATTGAAGGTTAAAATTATTATTGAGAGCAAGTCTTATCCTTTCTAAATCTCTATTGCTCAACTCTTGCGTCTTTACAACACACTTATAATTAGCATCATAGTCTGGCCAATGTTCCGAAAGCAGCCTTCCTTTATTCCTGATATATTCGAAATATTCGGTTCCAGGGAATGGAGTGGCAAAAGAAAACTGCAATGAATCCGGCTGGGAATCTTGAATAAATTTAACCGTCTGCTGGATGGTTTGTTTTGATTCTCCCTGAAGTCCCAGACAAAAAGTTAGATGCACCTTTATACCCAACTTTTTAGTGAGTCTGATTGCCTGATACGCTTTATCTAAATCCATATTTTTTTTACAAAGATTCACTATATTCTGGTCTGCCGACTCAATGCCATATTTAATAGCGCATAACCCAGCACAAGACATAGACTCCAAAAGGGTCTCATCCATAAGGTCAGCCCTTGCCATAGCTGCCCAAGGGATTTCAATCTTTTTCTTTATTATTTCATTACAAATAGCTAAAACATGCTCTCTGTCAATGTTAAATACATCATCGTCAAAATAGACTGCCTTAAAATTAAATCGCCTAATCAAACATTCCATCTCTTCTACGACAGCTAAAGGGCTTCTTTTGCGGTGTTTATGCTCTCTATACATTGTTTGCGGCCAAAGGCAATAGCTGCAATGAAACGGGCATCCCCGAGTTGTCCACATCTGCACATTAGGAGAAGGCAGGCTTGCAAAACCATCATTATATTTATAGATCGGGACATCCTCCCTTTCCGGCCAAGGCAAGCTGTCCAGGTTGTCAATAGAGGGCCTTTCGTTATTAATCCTAACTTCCTCACCCCTGCGATAGGCTAAACCTAATATCGATTCTAAATCCAAACTGTTTTCTAAACAATTAACCAAATCTAATAGAGTATACTCGTATTCTCCGACTAGTATATAATCGATAACGTCGTATTCTTCGAGACTTTCCTTAGAGAATACGCTTGCATGAGGGCCGCATATTGCTATGCGGCAGTTGGGTAAAGCGTTATAGATTCTATGAATAGTCCTTAAATCGTTCTTAAATGAAGGGGTAGAACTCTCCACAACGATAAGTTCTGGTTTAAAAGAATTTAACTTTTCAATCAGGCATTCTTCACCAAGACCCTCGGCAATGGCATCGATTAATTTAACCTTTCGGCCTTCTTTTTTCAGGAGCGAGGCAGCATAGGCAAGAAAAAAAGGAAAAGGAATATAATGGATTAGGCCGTCTTTCTCCGGTAGAGAAGTAAATGGCCATCGTGAACCAGCCCTTACGCCTAAACGCCGGTTCTGTCTCCATGGAAGATTCAATAACGCTATACGCATCATTTCTTAAGGTCTAAACGCCTTTCGATTTGTTCAAAAAAGGCCTTTATTTGATAAATATGTTGGTTTATATCCTTTAAATCGCAATTTATTTGTTCGCAGTTGTTAGAAATGGACTGCAGTTGTGTCTTTAGGTCTTTTTGGAAATCAATCAAGAGAAAATCTTTTAAATCAAAAAGCATTTGCCCAATATCGCCAAGCATTCTAATTACTGCAGCTAAAAGCAGGCCGCCCAACAGTATTGAAAGGCCGCCTATTAATGAACGGACTTCACCAAATTTGAAAATGATTAAATAGCCGCTTATGGAAATTGCAGAAATTGCAATTAACCAGGAAAAAACCAATAAAGCCATCGTTATAGGCATCTTATTTATCTTCATTTTTTAGACATCTCCTTTCTAAAAATAGAATTATCATAATCTGTTCTTTCTGCAGAAACTTCAATCATCTTAACTATTTTCGGGAAAGCGAACATTAGCCCGTCTAACCACTTCTGGAAGTTAGAAGATAATTCTCCCAAAAATAAAGTATTGAGGTTGGAGTGTTCCTTTTTGCAAAATTGATGCCAATTCGGGTGCAGGTCGATTAGATTTAGTAGCTTATTTAATAAATAATAGTCGCTTATTTCATAAATAGAAAGTAATAGATGTTTATATAATATCTCCTGAAAATGTTTACTGTTAAATCTCTCCTGAATGAATCTACCCAAAACTAGATTTAAAGCAAAAAAGTTTTGTAAAAAGGAATTTATCTTCGGCATTAATGTGGATAAATTCTTTTTGGCAAAATCGAGATGGTAAAATAAAGTTAAATCCAGCAAAGAGAGCCAAAAGGACAAAATAGGATTGCTTAAATATTCCTGCTTGGCTTGAGAAGTAAAATACTCAAAATCTTTCAGGGAATGGTGCAAGGCTAATAAAAAGTCCAAATAAATTAATTCGTGTTTATCAGAAGCGATGTCTTCTCCTATATACCGATTTGCCAAACCAATATTATCCTTCAGTTTGCAAGAAAAATTGTTTTGATTAGAATAATATTTCCTGTCCCGGTAATAAGCCGCATTCCAGCTCCAAAAAGTATTTAGGACTGAACAGATATTATCCCGTTTTAAATGGTGGGCTATTGCTTTAGGTTCATAGATAAGTGTATATTCTTCTTGCTTAAGTTGCTTGCATATATCTACATCCTCGTAATTATTCCTGAGGTGTTCATTATAAAGGCCCGCCTTTACTAAAGCCTGCCTGCGAAATACTGCATTTGAACCAAATAGGAAAGGAGGCGCTGTTTGCTCGTCAATCCAATACTGCTTCATATGCACACGCCGCCAGAGATCAAATACCGAAGAAGAATGCGCTTCCAGGAGCCTCCCTCCTACTCCTGCTATCTTAGGTGAATCAAAGCGCTTCATCAGGCTTTCAAGCCAGTCAGGTTTAGGGATGCAGTCCGCATCCAAAGCAGCAATAAATTCCGCATTTGTATTTTTTATCGCTGTATTTCTGGAACTTGCTAATCCTGCATTATTTGTATGTCTGATAAGCCTCACCGGGTAGCGAGAAACAATATCAACAGTTCTATCCGTCGAAGCATCATCTATAACTATAACTTCATCGGGGGCAAGGCCTTGCTTAAACACTCCTTTAAGCGCTTCTTCTACATATGCCTCGGCATTAAAACAAGGGATATAAAGACTAAGTTTCATCTTTCCTTATTTATTTCTCTCCTAAGCCTTTCCTTTAATAGACCGATCTCTTCAAGCGCCTTCTCAACTTTATCTCTATTGTCCAGAGTTATGGCCTTAATTCTTTTTTGAGGATTTTTAGATACCCTATTAAAGATGTTTTTCAGGGAGCCCCTGTAAGACCTATAAAACCTATATCTTAATTTCATCTGAGCAAGTTCACTCCTTAAGAATTGAATAAATTTATTTATTAGTCTTTTGCAAGAGATGCTCTTTATCTTTTTGGCCTTATTAAGCAGGCATTTTTTTCGCCCGTCCTGTCCAAACAGCTCATCATAACAGCTCATCATGCACCCGGGACAACCCTCTTTAACGATTGATTCTCTTATATAATTATGTCTTTTTGAATTCCATAATTCAAAAAAGCTGATTTCTTTCAGACTCCCTATCTGCCTATTCCCATTTGCAATAACCCAGCAAGAAAAAACATCGCCTTTTGCATTTATGGGACAAGATGTCCAAAGCGCGCTGCAGTCCTTCTTAGAGACTATCGTTTCTCCGCTTAAATAAGAAGGGACCATCCTCAAATAGCTTTCGGGATTAGTGGAAATACCGTATTTAGCGCTAAGGATAATTATTCCCTCAAATATTTCCCGCAATTTCTTTTTATCTTTCCTGTCTATAAAGAAGTCTTTTTCTCTTAATGGATCATTAACAAAAATTCTACTAAAGGGCTGGAATCTTACAGTAGTAGCCCTGTAATTCCTTGCCAATTCTACAATATAAGGCAGCTCTTTATAATTATGCCGCGATACCATCGCGGCTACGGTAGATTCGATTTTGTATTTTCTTAAATTTTCCAGAGCAAGGACTGCTTTATTAAACGTCCCCTCACCCCGCAAGCTATCATGGACTTCCTCAGTTCCCTCAATAGAGATGTTAACCACATC is drawn from Patescibacteria group bacterium and contains these coding sequences:
- a CDS encoding radical SAM protein, which translates into the protein MQKILLVRPPRYLWPFINESDNFLLPLGLPCIAAAIRAKLPEVEVKIIDCPPLKIGWENLKKILQKEKPDIVGAGEEALYHHEAVRLFKLAKDVNPEAITVAGGHFFSWMVDYSLTNFPIDIIARFEGEQTIVELIDALRNKADLSEIKGIAYKSNGQIIRTPLRALIEDLDTLPLPAYDLMPMGEYSPFGYLWPQSATLEHSRGCIDRCNFCSLWTFWGRQVKVDIEKGNLEVNPKYRSKSVDRMLEEIDIVYQKYNRRYIIWADPTFNVDPEWSDEFCERLLKRNYKDLYWWAFLRADFVLRDERAGILEKMVKAGLVHPLIGVERDCSEDLRKIKKSVYTRELVKEVFLIFKKKYPQVFRQGTFVTCLPFDTKESMLNLVKYAVEIDIDYPAFHPVAPVPGTYLHQEAKQKNLLEEKDFTKYDWSTPVMRSSTGLSGEDFANLNMELNKRYVLYRPHWLVRGLFSRYKHKRGLYWWFFRNTIKMMLLEIRDIILRRKKYKGITGFMRLKRPKWYDN
- a CDS encoding radical SAM protein; the encoded protein is MQVYQFKMWGKSFAVDIGSGNFFEVDKIAAEAITLLHRYPEREVMHRLSGKYEYESVAVAIRNLSKLKKKRILFSPVQVKNDRDIERKITDVTLNIVNNCNLRCRYCWNQSGAYGGFFTGKQKMEEKVAFKAVNLLIKESKGAKDLVVDFYGGEPLLNFNLIRETVEYCRKIQKKKKINFRFLLATNGTLLTEERAKFLIENGVDIAVSLDGSKKIQDVQRPFPDGRGSFEVIIDNINSLKGKYRRRIVGRATFTPYYTKIISTFKFLRGLGFERIEVCESEKAGYGLESNNQFFFSGPDGLRKLKSLYYNLAIFYTQEIIKGSLAYENTYFNRFFKQLSRLYHIQSVVGTCSAGFSLIAVDMDGSLYPCTAFIGIPECRIGTVNNGINEKKLKNFTAIKISSSDACNKCWARRICRGCGSCYNLNYFANKNLREPNPYYCELFRYKTKLMIAMISEMSKKDPQLLDKVLIPEYYATRGKRKGEKYAKNTLSKASEVSLAFYK
- a CDS encoding glycosyltransferase family 2 protein, giving the protein MVSIIIPAYNEKNSIKKVINETAELPIDKEIIVIDDGSVDGTDEIIKNKKVPSFVKKIYFKKNKGKGAAIRAAISHARGEYLVIQDADLEVAPKEILRVLKTAEEEQAEVVYGSRFLYKRNKFPILMLAGNKLVTWFTNILFLSKLTDVETPTKLFRREIISDIGFDSQGFEFEVEITAKLLKRGCRIKEIPVIYQPRSRKEGKKIRWFDGFIAIFTLLKYRILK
- a CDS encoding glycosyltransferase family 2 protein; this translates as MLSIIILTFNSIKYIKPCLDSLLYQDYKDFEAIIVDNSSKDGTVALVKRDYPEVNLIENPRNFGACGARNQAIEASSGEWILILDCDVILEKDFFSKVLKAIGDLSPEIGILQPKILNSDRKTIYSYGIYLSWLRRFYDIGKGKKNCGRFDKSKYIFGACTACALYKKQMLQDIKEDTGYFDERFFFLVEDVDLAWRAQRKGWKALFCPEAICYHYGNSSGTSKKVRQYLCFRNRYYSIIKNEGLKNYSKRVFPLLFYDLPRLLYLVLTNRGTIKALK
- a CDS encoding radical SAM protein, whose protein sequence is MMRIALLNLPWRQNRRLGVRAGSRWPFTSLPEKDGLIHYIPFPFFLAYAASLLKKEGRKVKLIDAIAEGLGEECLIEKLNSFKPELIVVESSTPSFKNDLRTIHRIYNALPNCRIAICGPHASVFSKESLEEYDVIDYILVGEYEYTLLDLVNCLENSLDLESILGLAYRRGEEVRINNERPSIDNLDSLPWPEREDVPIYKYNDGFASLPSPNVQMWTTRGCPFHCSYCLWPQTMYREHKHRKRSPLAVVEEMECLIRRFNFKAVYFDDDVFNIDREHVLAICNEIIKKKIEIPWAAMARADLMDETLLESMSCAGLCAIKYGIESADQNIVNLCKKNMDLDKAYQAIRLTKKLGIKVHLTFCLGLQGESKQTIQQTVKFIQDSQPDSLQFSFATPFPGTEYFEYIRNKGRLLSEHWPDYDANYKCVVKTQELSNRDLERIRLALNNNFNLQ
- a CDS encoding glycosyltransferase family 2 protein; protein product: MKLSLYIPCFNAEAYVEEALKGVFKQGLAPDEVIVIDDASTDRTVDIVSRYPVRLIRHTNNAGLASSRNTAIKNTNAEFIAALDADCIPKPDWLESLMKRFDSPKIAGVGGRLLEAHSSSVFDLWRRVHMKQYWIDEQTAPPFLFGSNAVFRRQALVKAGLYNEHLRNNYEDVDICKQLKQEEYTLIYEPKAIAHHLKRDNICSVLNTFWSWNAAYYRDRKYYSNQNNFSCKLKDNIGLANRYIGEDIASDKHELIYLDFLLALHHSLKDFEYFTSQAKQEYLSNPILSFWLSLLDLTLFYHLDFAKKNLSTLMPKINSFLQNFFALNLVLGRFIQERFNSKHFQEILYKHLLLSIYEISDYYLLNKLLNLIDLHPNWHQFCKKEHSNLNTLFLGELSSNFQKWLDGLMFAFPKIVKMIEVSAERTDYDNSIFRKEMSKK
- a CDS encoding radical SAM protein; translation: MPKLKEVIISLTNRCNLRCKMCDIPSKEMEELNTVRWKEIIKDISLLGAQTIVLSGGEPLLREDIFQLIAFAKSNRLNVCLTSNGCLINKEIARRLSKSGVDVVNISIEGTEEVHDSLRGEGTFNKAVLALENLRKYKIESTVAAMVSRHNYKELPYIVELARNYRATTVRFQPFSRIFVNDPLREKDFFIDRKDKKKLREIFEGIIILSAKYGISTNPESYLRMVPSYLSGETIVSKKDCSALWTSCPINAKGDVFSCWVIANGNRQIGSLKEISFFELWNSKRHNYIRESIVKEGCPGCMMSCYDELFGQDGRKKCLLNKAKKIKSISCKRLINKFIQFLRSELAQMKLRYRFYRSYRGSLKNIFNRVSKNPQKRIKAITLDNRDKVEKALEEIGLLKERLRREINKER